In Aphelocoma coerulescens isolate FSJ_1873_10779 chromosome 25, UR_Acoe_1.0, whole genome shotgun sequence, a genomic segment contains:
- the LOC138098471 gene encoding feather keratin 4-like produces MSFQQLCEVSCAQPLASAWSQPCATSCGDSRAVVCPPPVLITFPGPILSSCPQESVVGSAFPSGMGSSFGYGGVQSSCEPGVAVGGWNSSSSSSSCYSRNSSSYSRNSYPGYSHPAKPGKDSLDEQIQQKKEQIRKL; encoded by the coding sequence ATGtccttccagcagctctgcGAGGTGTCCTGTGCCCAGCCCCTGGCCAGCGCCTGGAGCCAGCCCTGCGCCACCTCCTGCGGGGACTCGCGGGCCGTGGTCTGCCCTCCGCCCGTGCTCATCACCTTCCCGgggcccatcctcagctcctgcccccAGGAGAGCGTCGTGGGATCCGCATTCCCATCGGGAATGGGAAGTTCCTTTGGCTACGGCGGTGTCCAGAGCTCCTGCGAGCCCGGAGTCGCCGTTGGTGGCTggaattcctcctcctcctcctcctcctgctatTCCCGCAATTCCTCCTCCTATTCCCGAAATTCCTACCCCGGCTATTCCCACCCTGCCAAGCCCGGCAAAGATTCCCTGGATGAGCAAATCCAGCAGAAAAAGGAGCAAATTCGCAAGCTGTGA
- the LOC138098472 gene encoding feather keratin 4-like: MSFSSQLSSRCSAPCEVSCPQPLASAWSQPCVTSCGDSRAVVYPPPVVITFPGPILSSCPQESVVGSAFPSGVERPMGLQGSLVYGGFLSSSSRNVWSQRSGGCGPC; encoded by the coding sequence ATGTCCTTCTCCAGCCAGCTCAGCTCCCGCTGCTCCGCGCCCTGCGAGGTGTCCTGTCCTCAGCCCCTGGCCAGCGCCTGGAGCCAGCCCTGCGTCACCTCCTGCGGGGACTCGCGGGCCGTGGTCTACCCTCCACCCGTGGTCATCACCTTCCCGgggcccatcctcagctcctgcccccAGGAGAGCGTCGTGGGATCCGCATTCCCATCGGGAGTGGAGCGCCCCATGGGCCTGCAGGGATCCCTGGTCTACGGGGGCttcttgtcctcctcctccaggaatGTCTGGAGCCAGCGCTCCGGGGGCTGCGGGCCCTGCtga
- the LOC138098450 gene encoding scale keratin-like — MFSYRQSSSSRCLAPCGISCPQPVASTWNQPCVTSCGDSRAVIYPPPVVMTFPGPILSSCPQESVVGSSAPSGSGGFLGSRGSYGSYSYGRSYSSYGSSGYGFGSCRPC, encoded by the coding sequence ATGTTTTCCTACAGACAGAGCTCCAGCTCCCGCTGCCTGGCTCCCTGCGGGatctcctgcccccagcccgtgGCCAGCACCTGGAACCAGCCCTGTGTCACCTCCTGCGGGGACTCCAGGGCTGTCATCTACCCCCCACCCGTGGTCATGACCTTCCCAggccccatcctcagctcctgcccccAGGAGAGCGTTGTGGGATCCTCTGCACCCTCCGGCTCCGGGGGCTTCCTGGGATCCAGGGGCTCCTACGGATCCTACAGCTACGGGAGGTCCTACTCTTCCTATGGATCCTCTGGATACGGGTTTGGGAGCTGCAGACCCTGTTAA
- the LOC138098439 gene encoding scale keratin-like: MSCYDLCPTTSGIACPQPVANSCNEPCVRQCPDSTALIQPPPVVVTFPGPILSSFPQQAVVGSSGAPAFGGSLGYGGLYGTGAFLGYGARSGYGISALGSGSCSPCGPSSSRRFSRLFRGSCGPC; this comes from the coding sequence ATGTCCTGCTACGACCTGTGCCCCACCACCAGCGGCATCGCCTGCCCCCAGCCCGTGGCCAACAGCTGCAACGAGCCGTGTGTCCGGCAGTgtccggactccaccgccctcATCCAGCCGCCCCCTGTGGTGGTCACCTTCCCCggccccatcctcagctccttcccgcAGCAAGCCGTGGTGGGCTCCTCCGGAGCACCGGCCTTTGGTGGCTCCCTGGGCTATGGGGGTCTCTACGGCACCGGGGCTTTCCTGGGATACGGCGCTCGCTCTGGATATGGGATCTCGGCGCTGGGCagcggctcctgcagcccctgcggCCCTTCCTCATCCCGCCGCTTCAGCCGCCTCTTCCGCGGCTCCTGTGGGCCCTGCTAA
- the LOC138098437 gene encoding scale keratin-like codes for MSCYDLYPSSACGVLRPQPIADSGNEPCVRQCPDSTTVIQPPAVVVTFPGPILSSFPQDSVVGSAGAPVLGASGSSLGYGGLWGYGGYGSGSYGGLYGYGGYGSLGYGGLWGYGGSSLGYGGLWGCGGYRGLYGSGRAYGSGYCSPYSSWYGRYSRGYWGSC; via the coding sequence ATGTCCTGCTACGACCTGTACCCCTCCTCTGCCTGCGGCGTCCTCCGGCCCCAGCCCATCGCTGACAGCGGGAACGAGCCGTGCGTGCGCCAGTGCCCCGACTCCACCACCGTCATCCAGCCTCCCGCCGTGGTGGTCACCTTCCCCggccccatcctcagctccttcccgcAGGATTCCGTGGTGGGATCTGCTGGAGCACCTGTCCTTGGAGCCTCTGGGTCCTCCCTGGGCTACGGGGGCCTGTGGGGCTATGGGGGTTATGGCTCTGGGAGTTATGGTGGTCTCTATGGATATGGGGGCTATGGATCTCTGGGCTATGGGGGTCTGTGGGGCTATGGGGGTTCCTCCCTGGGCTATGGGggtctgtggggctgtgggggttACCGGGGCCTGTATGGCTCTGGCAGAGCCTATGGCTCTGGCTATTGCAGCCCCTACTCCTCCTGGTACGGCCGCTACAGCCGTGGCTACTGGGGGTCCTGCTAA